In Kitasatospora sp. NBC_00240, the following are encoded in one genomic region:
- a CDS encoding IucA/IucC family siderophore biosynthesis protein has product MLAKMLGEFAYEELITPVVEDGGGHLLALPGAVTYRFTARRGAYGSWQVDPASLHCSHDPDLDPLRFVQFARHELGLGGDTTGHLVRELTATLLADAHQLATAPTAAELADLGHTELEGRQGGHPWIVPNKGRLGFSAADAARWAPEARTPRPLPWIAVHKRLAAYRGVPGLETPEQLYRGELDDPAALRAVLGDAADDYLLLPVHPWQWDETVVPLFAPWIAAGEIVPLPSDGDLRLPQQSIRSFFNVSRPDRCTVKLPLAILNTLVWRGLPTERTLVAPAVTGWIHGLRDGDAFLRDECRVILLGEIASVTVDHPVYRELPEAPYQYKELLGAIWREPLGPFLDPGERARTLASLLQSGRDGRALTAELITRSGLGPQEWVGRLFGAMLPPLLHFLYRYGTVFSPHGENAIVVFDADDVPVRLAVKDFVDDVNLSDQDLPELRGIPAEVAGVLLRDRPDFLCQFLHSGLFIGVYRYLAPLLDQQLGLPEAEFWALLREEILRYQARFPELRERFELFDLFRPAIDRLCLNRNRLLLDGYRDRPERPHAAVHGQVPNALHPGVLAAMPGRRSRIVSAAP; this is encoded by the coding sequence ATGCTGGCCAAGATGCTGGGCGAGTTCGCGTACGAGGAACTCATCACCCCGGTCGTCGAGGACGGCGGCGGCCACCTGCTCGCCCTGCCCGGCGCGGTGACGTACCGCTTCACCGCCCGCCGCGGCGCCTACGGCAGCTGGCAGGTCGACCCGGCCTCGCTGCACTGCTCGCACGACCCGGACCTGGACCCGCTGCGCTTCGTCCAGTTCGCCCGCCACGAACTCGGACTCGGCGGCGACACCACCGGCCACCTGGTGCGCGAGCTCACCGCCACCCTGCTCGCCGACGCCCACCAGCTCGCCACCGCGCCGACCGCCGCCGAGCTGGCCGACCTCGGCCACACCGAGCTGGAGGGCCGCCAGGGCGGGCACCCCTGGATCGTCCCCAACAAGGGGAGGCTCGGCTTCTCCGCCGCCGACGCCGCCCGCTGGGCCCCGGAGGCCCGCACACCCCGGCCGCTGCCCTGGATCGCCGTGCACAAGCGGCTCGCCGCCTACCGCGGGGTGCCCGGCCTGGAGACCCCGGAGCAGCTGTACCGGGGCGAGCTGGACGACCCCGCCGCGCTGCGCGCGGTGCTCGGCGACGCGGCCGACGACTACCTGCTGCTGCCGGTGCACCCCTGGCAGTGGGACGAGACCGTGGTGCCGCTCTTCGCCCCCTGGATCGCCGCCGGGGAGATCGTGCCGCTGCCCTCCGACGGCGACCTGCGGCTTCCCCAGCAGTCCATCCGCTCCTTCTTCAACGTCAGCCGCCCGGACCGCTGCACCGTCAAACTGCCGCTCGCCATCCTCAACACCCTGGTCTGGCGGGGCCTGCCGACCGAGCGCACGCTGGTGGCGCCGGCCGTGACCGGCTGGATCCACGGGCTGCGGGACGGCGACGCGTTCCTGCGCGACGAGTGCCGGGTGATCCTGCTCGGTGAGATCGCCTCCGTCACCGTCGACCACCCGGTCTACCGGGAGCTGCCCGAGGCGCCCTACCAGTACAAGGAACTGCTCGGGGCGATCTGGCGGGAGCCGCTCGGGCCTTTCCTGGACCCGGGCGAGCGGGCCCGTACGCTGGCCTCCCTGCTGCAGAGCGGCCGGGACGGCCGGGCGCTGACCGCCGAGCTGATCACCCGCTCCGGGCTCGGCCCGCAGGAGTGGGTGGGCCGGCTGTTCGGCGCGATGCTTCCCCCGCTGCTGCACTTCCTCTACCGCTACGGCACCGTCTTCTCCCCGCACGGCGAGAACGCCATCGTGGTGTTCGACGCGGACGACGTGCCCGTCCGGCTCGCGGTCAAGGACTTCGTCGACGACGTCAACCTCAGCGACCAGGACCTGCCCGAGCTGCGCGGCATCCCCGCCGAGGTGGCCGGGGTGCTGCTGCGCGACCGGCCGGACTTCCTCTGCCAGTTCCTGCACTCCGGCCTCTTCATCGGCGTCTACCGCTACCTCGCGCCGCTGCTCGACCAGCAGCTCGGCCTGCCCGAGGCCGAGTTCTGGGCGCTGCTGCGCGAGGAGATCCTGCGCTACCAGGCCCGCTTCCCGGAGCTGCGCGAGCGGTTCGAGCTCTTCGACCTGTTCCGGCCGGCCATCGACCGGCTCTGCCTCAACCGCAACCGGCTCCTGCTCGACGGCTACCGGGACCGCCCCGAGCGGCCGCACGCGGCCGTGCACGGTCAGGTGCCCAACGCGCTGCACCCCGGTGTGCTGGCGGCGATGCCCGGTCGGCGGAGCCGGATTGTCAGTGCCGCGCCGTAG
- a CDS encoding SidA/IucD/PvdA family monooxygenase, whose amino-acid sequence METPTPDPYDLLGVGIGPFNLSLAALADREAGLRTLFCEARPEFRWHPGMLVEGARMQVPFLADLVSLVDPTSPWSFLNYLREQDRLFPFYFAERFQLPRREYDHYCRWAAERLPACRFGTEVTALRWSDGLFRAELTDTATGGGRTVLARNVVLGVGTRPVLPEVFAALAGHPRAWHSADHLDRRRELDDARDITVVGSGQSGAEVFLDLLRRRGEDGTRLRWLTRTRALAPMEYSKLGLEHFTPDYTRYFHGLPAGVRDDLVTAQWQLHKAASAETLAEIHDHLYERTIGRPIDSAAVEITPGTAVTDARPGPRGGLELSCRHVDSAAEYVLRTDAVVLATGYRAARPAALGPLAALIDWDEAGRYRVDLDHRVATLPELTGGLYVQNAELHTHGVGTPDLGLGAHRAAVILNAVAGRTVHRLPARTAWTGFSPPAAAPRSTAGTSDSPGATDSPGATDSPGTTAPTTTGFPRPQEWPRAAAASR is encoded by the coding sequence ATGGAAACGCCCACCCCCGACCCCTACGACCTGCTCGGCGTCGGCATCGGCCCGTTCAACCTCTCGCTCGCCGCACTGGCGGACCGGGAGGCGGGCCTGCGCACGCTGTTCTGCGAGGCCCGGCCGGAGTTCCGCTGGCACCCGGGGATGCTGGTCGAAGGCGCCCGGATGCAGGTGCCCTTCCTCGCCGACCTGGTCTCGCTGGTCGACCCGACCAGCCCCTGGTCCTTTCTCAACTACCTGCGCGAGCAGGACCGGCTCTTCCCGTTCTACTTCGCCGAGCGCTTCCAACTGCCCCGCCGCGAGTACGACCACTACTGCCGCTGGGCCGCCGAACGCCTGCCCGCCTGCCGGTTCGGTACCGAGGTCACTGCGCTGCGCTGGTCGGACGGCCTGTTCAGGGCCGAGCTGACCGACACCGCGACCGGCGGCGGACGGACGGTACTGGCCCGCAACGTCGTCCTCGGGGTCGGCACCCGCCCGGTGCTGCCGGAGGTCTTCGCCGCACTGGCAGGGCACCCGCGGGCCTGGCACTCGGCGGACCACCTGGACCGCCGGCGCGAGCTGGACGACGCCCGGGACATCACCGTCGTCGGCTCCGGTCAGTCCGGCGCGGAGGTCTTCCTCGACCTGCTGCGCCGGCGCGGCGAGGACGGCACCCGGCTGCGCTGGCTCACCCGCACCCGGGCACTGGCCCCGATGGAGTACTCCAAGCTCGGCCTGGAGCACTTCACCCCCGACTACACCCGTTATTTCCACGGGCTGCCCGCCGGCGTCCGCGACGACCTGGTCACCGCCCAGTGGCAGTTGCACAAGGCCGCCAGCGCCGAGACGCTCGCCGAGATCCACGACCACCTGTACGAGCGGACGATCGGCCGCCCGATCGACTCGGCCGCCGTGGAGATCACCCCCGGCACCGCCGTCACCGACGCCCGGCCGGGCCCCCGCGGCGGCCTCGAACTGAGCTGCCGGCACGTCGACTCGGCCGCCGAGTACGTGCTGCGCACCGACGCCGTGGTGCTCGCCACCGGCTACCGGGCCGCCCGGCCGGCCGCGCTCGGGCCGCTGGCCGCCCTGATCGACTGGGACGAGGCCGGCCGCTACCGGGTCGACCTGGACCACCGCGTCGCCACCCTCCCGGAGTTGACCGGCGGGCTGTACGTTCAGAACGCCGAACTGCACACCCACGGCGTCGGTACCCCCGACCTCGGGCTCGGGGCCCACCGGGCCGCCGTGATCCTCAACGCCGTCGCCGGCCGGACCGTCCACCGGCTGCCCGCCCGCACCGCCTGGACCGGCTTCTCCCCGCCTGCGGCCGCCCCGCGGAGCACGGCCGGCACCTCCGACAGCCCCGGTGCCACCGACAGTCCCGGCGCCACCGACAGTCCCGGCACCACCGCCCCGACCACCACCGGCTTCCCACGACCCCAGGAGTGGCCCCGTGCCGCAGCAGCCAGCCGCTGA